The Pongo abelii isolate AG06213 chromosome 20, NHGRI_mPonAbe1-v2.0_pri, whole genome shotgun sequence genome window below encodes:
- the ZNF461 gene encoding zinc finger protein 461 isoform X3 encodes MGMPEPSAEEFVQGGLSVSKPAVISSLEQGKEPWMVVREETGRWCPDLASRDEPQKLSPKRDIYETELSQWVNMEEFRSHSPERSIFRDIWEGNCHFEQHQGQEEGYFRQLMINHENMPIFSQHTLLTQEFYDREKISECKKCRKIFSYHLFFSHHKRTHSKELSECKECTEIVNTPCLFKQQTIQNGDKCNECKECWKAFVHCSQLKHLRIHNGEKRYECNECGKAFNYGSELTLHQRIHTGEKPYECKECGKAFRQRSQLTQHQRLHTGEKPYECKQCGKAFIRGFQLTEHLRLHTGEKPYECKECGKTFRHRSHLTIHQRIHTGEKPYECRECGKAFSYHSSFSHHQKIHSGKKPYECHECGKAFCDGLQLTLHQRIHTGEKPYECKECGKTFRQCSHLKRHQRIHTGEKPHECMICGKAFRLHSHLIQHQRIHTGEKPYECKECGKAFSYHSSFSHHQRIHSGKKPYQCGKAFNHRLQLNLHQTLHTGEKPVRFPLLPPHPSLGS; translated from the coding sequence ACTTGGCGTCCAGAGATGAGCCCCAGAAGTTATCTCcaaaaagggatatttatgaaACAGAATTATCCCAGTGGGTTAACATGGAAGAATTTAGAAGCCATAGTCCTGAGAGATCAATTTTCAGAGATATCTGGGAAGGCAACTGTCATTTTGAGCAACATCAGGGACAAGAGGAGGGTTATTTTAGACAACTTATGATTAACCATGAAAACATGCCCATTTTTAGCCAACATACTTTACTCACTCAAGAATTTTATGATAGAGAGAAAATCTCTGAATGTAAAAAGTGTAGAAAAATCTTCAGTTACCATTTATTTTTTAGTCACCACAAAAGAACTCATTCTAAAGAACTTTCTGAATGTAAAGAATGCACAGAAATTGTTAATACACCATGCCTTTTTAAACAACAGACAATTCAAAATGGTGACAAATGCAATGAGTGTAAAGAATGTTGGAAGGCCTTTGTTCATTGCTCACAACTTAAACATCTAAGAATTCATAATGGTGAAAAACGCTATGAATGTAACgaatgtgggaaggcctttaATTATGGCTCAGAACTTACTCTACATCAAAGAattcacactggtgagaaaccttatgaatgtaaagaatgtgggaaggcctttaGACAGCGATCACAGCTTACTCAACATCAGAGACTTCATACTGGtgaaaaaccctatgaatgtaagcaATGTGGGAAGGCTTTTATTCGTGGCTTTCAACTTACTGAACATCTGCGACTCcatactggtgagaaaccttatgaatgtaaagaatgtggaaagactTTTAGGCATCGCTCACATCTTACtatacatcagagaattcatactggtgagaaaccctatgaatgtcgggaatgtgggaaggcctttaGCTATCACTCAAGCTTCTCGCACCATCAGAAAATTCATTCTGGCAAGAAACCTTATGAATGTCATGAATGTGGGAAGGCTTTTTGTGATGGCTTACAACTAACCCTACATCAGAGGattcatactggtgagaaaccctatgagtgtaaggaatgtgggaagacTTTTAGACAGTGTTCACACCTCAAAagacatcagagaattcatactggtgagaaacctCATGAATGCATGATATGTGGTAAGGCCTTTAGACTTCATTCACACCTTATTCAACATCAAAGaattcatactggtgagaaaccctatgaatgtaaggaatgtgggaaggcctttaGCTATCATTCAAGCTTCTCACACCATCAGAGAATTCATTCTGGAAAGAAACCTTATCAATGCGGGAAGGCGTTTAATCATAGATTACAACTTAACTTACATCAGACTCTTCATACTGGTGAGAAGCCAGTCAggtttcctctcctccctccccatcctAGTCTAGGATCATGA
- the ZNF382 gene encoding zinc finger protein 382 isoform X6, translating into MLENYCHFISVGFHMTKPDMIRKLEQGEELWTQRIFPSYSYLEEDGKTEDVLVKFKEYQDRHSRPLIFINHKKLIKERSNIYGKTLTLGKNHISKTILCEYKPDGKVLKNISELVIRNISPIKEKFVDSTGWEKSLLNTKHEKIHPAVNLHKQTERVLSGKQELIQHQKVQAPEQPFDHNECEKSFLMKGMLFTHTRAHRGERTFEYNKDGIAFIEKSSLSVHPSNLMEKKPSAYNKYGKFLCRKSVFIMPQRPQTEEKPFHCPYCGNNFRRKSYLIEHQRIHTGEKPYVCNQCGKAFRQKTALTLHEKTHIEGKPFICIDCGKSFRQKATLTRHHKTHTGEKAYECPQCGSAFRKKSYLIDHQRTHTGEKPYQCNECGKAFIQKTTLTVHQRTHTGEKPYICNECGKSFCQKTTLTLHQRIHTGEKPYICNECGKSFRQKAILTVHHRIHTGEKSNGCPQCGKAFSRKSNLIRHQKTHTGEKPYECKQCGKFFSCKSNLIVHQKTHKVETMGIQPNCKVIRHMQNDFISSED; encoded by the exons AAgaagatgggaaaactgaagatGTCTTAGTGAAGTTCAAAGAATACCAAGACAGGCATTCTAGACCCCTCATATTCATCAACCACAAAAAACTAATTAAGGAGAGAAGTAATATTTATGGTAAAACACTTACTCTAGGCAAGAAccatatttcaaaaacaatacTATGTGAATATAAACCTgatggaaaagttttgaaaaatatttcagaactAGTCATTAGAAATATAAGCCCCATAAAAGAGAAGTTTGTTGACAGTACTGGATGGGAGAAATCACTCCTCAATACCAAGCATGAGAAAATTCATCCTGCAGTGAATCTccataaacaaacagaaagagtTCTCAGTGGTAAACAGGAGCTTATTCAGCATCAGAAGGTTCAAGCTCCAGAGCAACCATTTGACCATAATGAATGTGAAAAATCCTTCCTGATGAAAGGAATGCTATTTACACATACTAGAGCTCACAGAGGAGAAAGAACCTTTGAATACAATAAAGATGGAATTGCCTTCATAGAAAAGTCAAGCCTCAGTGTCCATCCAAGTAATCTTATGGAAAAGAAGCCCTCTGCCTACAACAAATATGGGAAATTCCTCTGCAGAAAGTCTGTTTTTATTATGCCTCAGAGACCTCAAACAGAAGAGAAACCCTTTCACTGTCCTTACTGTGGGAATAACTTCAGAAGGAAGTCATACCTCATTGAACATCAGCGAATTCACACAGGTGAAAAACCTTATGTTTGCAATCAATGTGGAAAGGCCTTCCGTCAGAAGACAGCCCTCACCCTTCATGAGAAAACACATATAGAGGGGAAACCCTTTATTTGTATTGATTGTGGGAAGTCCTTCCGCCAGAAGGCCACCCTCACTAGACATCACAAAACACATACGGGGGAGAAAGCCTATGAATGTCCTCAGTGTGGAAGTGCCTTTAGGAAGAAGTCATACCTCATTGATCACCAGAGAactcacacaggagagaaaccatATCAGTGTAATGAGTGTGGGAAGGCATTTATCCAGAAGACAACCCTCACTGTGCATCAGAGAACTCACACGGGAGAGAAACCCTATATTTGCAATGAATGTGGGAAGTCCTTCTGCCAAAAGACAACCCTCACTCTCCACCAGAGAATTCACACGGGGGAAAAACCCTATAtttgtaatgaatgtgggaagtCCTTCCGCCAGAAGGCAATCCTCACTGTTCATCACAGAATACATACAGGAGAAAAATCCAATGGGTGTCCtcagtgtgggaaagccttcagtaGGAAATCAAACCTCATTCGCCATCAGAAAactcacacaggagagaaaccatATGAATGTAAACAGTGTGGGAAGTTCTTCAGTTGTAAGTCAAACCTCATTGTCCATCAGAAAACTCACAAGGTAGAAACCATGGGAATTCA ACCTAACTGCAAGGTCATAAGGCATATGCAAAATGATTTCATCAGTTCAGAGGACTAA
- the ZNF461 gene encoding zinc finger protein 461 isoform X4 produces the protein MEEFRSHSPERSIFRDIWEGNCHFEQHQGQEEGYFRQLMINHENMPIFSQHTLLTQEFYDREKISECKKCRKIFSYHLFFSHHKRTHSKELSECKECTEIVNTPCLFKQQTIQNGDKCNECKECWKAFVHCSQLKHLRIHNGEKRYECNECGKAFNYGSELTLHQRIHTGEKPYECKECGKAFRQRSQLTQHQRLHTGEKPYECKQCGKAFIRGFQLTEHLRLHTGEKPYECKECGKTFRHRSHLTIHQRIHTGEKPYECRECGKAFSYHSSFSHHQKIHSGKKPYECHECGKAFCDGLQLTLHQRIHTGEKPYECKECGKTFRQCSHLKRHQRIHTGEKPHECMICGKAFRLHSHLIQHQRIHTGEKPYECKECGKAFSYHSSFSHHQRIHSGKKPYQCGKAFNHRLQLNLHQTLHTGEKPVRFPLLPPHPSLGS, from the coding sequence ATGGAAGAATTTAGAAGCCATAGTCCTGAGAGATCAATTTTCAGAGATATCTGGGAAGGCAACTGTCATTTTGAGCAACATCAGGGACAAGAGGAGGGTTATTTTAGACAACTTATGATTAACCATGAAAACATGCCCATTTTTAGCCAACATACTTTACTCACTCAAGAATTTTATGATAGAGAGAAAATCTCTGAATGTAAAAAGTGTAGAAAAATCTTCAGTTACCATTTATTTTTTAGTCACCACAAAAGAACTCATTCTAAAGAACTTTCTGAATGTAAAGAATGCACAGAAATTGTTAATACACCATGCCTTTTTAAACAACAGACAATTCAAAATGGTGACAAATGCAATGAGTGTAAAGAATGTTGGAAGGCCTTTGTTCATTGCTCACAACTTAAACATCTAAGAATTCATAATGGTGAAAAACGCTATGAATGTAACgaatgtgggaaggcctttaATTATGGCTCAGAACTTACTCTACATCAAAGAattcacactggtgagaaaccttatgaatgtaaagaatgtgggaaggcctttaGACAGCGATCACAGCTTACTCAACATCAGAGACTTCATACTGGtgaaaaaccctatgaatgtaagcaATGTGGGAAGGCTTTTATTCGTGGCTTTCAACTTACTGAACATCTGCGACTCcatactggtgagaaaccttatgaatgtaaagaatgtggaaagactTTTAGGCATCGCTCACATCTTACtatacatcagagaattcatactggtgagaaaccctatgaatgtcgggaatgtgggaaggcctttaGCTATCACTCAAGCTTCTCGCACCATCAGAAAATTCATTCTGGCAAGAAACCTTATGAATGTCATGAATGTGGGAAGGCTTTTTGTGATGGCTTACAACTAACCCTACATCAGAGGattcatactggtgagaaaccctatgagtgtaaggaatgtgggaagacTTTTAGACAGTGTTCACACCTCAAAagacatcagagaattcatactggtgagaaacctCATGAATGCATGATATGTGGTAAGGCCTTTAGACTTCATTCACACCTTATTCAACATCAAAGaattcatactggtgagaaaccctatgaatgtaaggaatgtgggaaggcctttaGCTATCATTCAAGCTTCTCACACCATCAGAGAATTCATTCTGGAAAGAAACCTTATCAATGCGGGAAGGCGTTTAATCATAGATTACAACTTAACTTACATCAGACTCTTCATACTGGTGAGAAGCCAGTCAggtttcctctcctccctccccatcctAGTCTAGGATCATGA